CCGTGGCTGCAGCAGAACCTGCAGCCACAGAAACAGAGGAGCCAGTTGCGGCAACTGAGGAACCAGTTGCGGCCCCAGTCGCGGAGGCTGAACTTGAAGCAGCCCCTGTTGAGGAACCAGAAACAGAGAAAGCTGTCCCTGTAGCAGAGGAATCAGCTCCAGTAACTGAAGAAGCAGTGGCTGAAGAAACTACAAATGCAGCAGCTGAGGAACCAGTAGCAGCAGCAGAATCTGTTGAAGAGAAAGCAGTTCCAGTGGAGAAAGCTGAAGAGTAAATTCTACTGGAAACTGTCTAAGGAATTTTAGTGAAGATGGGGTTGATGAATGATGGGGGTCTTATTAAAGCTGGTTGTGTTTATTCTGTTTCTTAGTATTTTATTTACTACTATTATTACTACTATATTATTATGGTTACAGTGAGGGCATGTGTTATTTTTAGCATATGCCTAGGTCTAGGTGGTCGGGTGGATACTCCATAGTTTTTTA
The sequence above is drawn from the Nicotiana tabacum cultivar K326 chromosome 13, ASM71507v2, whole genome shotgun sequence genome and encodes:
- the LOC107805948 gene encoding uncharacterized protein LOC107805948; the encoded protein is MASVEVESAPVAAVETTPAEVEVQTTPEETKVEEPTPVVESESVVESAPAPAPVEEPAPAEEAAPAAEEPVAAAEPAATETEEPVAATEEPVAAPVAEAELEAAPVEEPETEKAVPVAEESAPVTEEAVAEETTNAAAEEPVAAAESVEEKAVPVEKAEE